Genomic segment of Chelatococcus sp. YT9:
TCGGCTGTGCGGCGACGGCAATCCGATCCATATCGATCCGGATGCGGCCCGCGGATTGGGGCTCGAGAAGCCGCTTCTTCACGGCCTGTGCACGCTCGGCATGAGCGTTCACGCTCTTGCCCGGCAGGATGCCCGCGTCGCGGATGGCCTCGTCGCGGAGGTGGGTGCCCGCTTTTCGGCGCCGGTATATCCCGGCGAGCGGCTTCGCCTGGAGTTGTGGCGCGAAGAGGGGCGCATACGGTTCGTGACGAAAGTCGGCGCGGACAGAACCGTTCTCAAGGACGGTGTGCTTGGATTCAGGCGATAGGCGGAGCAGCGCACACATGTTCGAGGCGAAGTACGACAATACGCAATGGAGCCTGCCGGTCGTGGTGGCCGCGCAGGCGAAAAGCCTAGGGGACAAGCCCTTTATCGTCAGCATCGGCGAAGGCGTGCTGAGCTACGCGCAGGCAAACGAGGATGCCCGACGCGTCGCGGACTATCTCAACGGTCTCGGTATCCAGCCGGGCGACCGGGTGATCGTCATGACCCCGAACAGCCTCGATTTCATCCGCATCTGGATTGGGCTGGGACGGCTCGGCGCCATCATGGTCGCTATGAATACCGGCCTCAGCGGCCCGATCCTCGAATCGCAGGTCCTGCGTTCGAAGGCCCGCTACGCCATCGTCGGCGGCCAGTGCATCGCGCCCCTGGCCGAGGTCCTTCATCAGGCACCCGATGTCGGGACGATCGTGGTGGTTGGCGCGGAAGCATTCCCCGGACATGAGGCCCGCCGTATCCTGCCCTTCGCAGGCTGGCGCGGCGCCGGGCTTTACGACGGCCCCATGCCGCGGCCGCAGGACATTGCCTGCATCCTCTATACCTCCGGCACGACGGGGCCTTCGAAGGGCGTGCTCATGCCGCATGCCCATTGTTACCTCTACGGGCTGGGCATGGCCGACAACACGCTGATGACGCCGGACGACGTGCTCTACGACGTGCTGCCGCTCTACCATGTCAACGGCCTGTTCATTCAGGTCTATGGAGGTCTGGTTTCCGGCGCGGCGGTCGTCATCCGGCCGAAATTCAGCGCCAGCGCCTGGCTGGACGACGTGATCTCCCATGGCGTGACACTGACCGTGGTGGTGGGCGCCGTCATTCCCTTCGTGCTCAACCAGCCACCGAGCCCGAGGGACAGGCAGCACAAGCTGCGGCTCGTCATGCCCGGCCCCAATCTGACGGAGCATGAAAAGGTCTGGCGCGAGCGCTTCGGCGTGCCGGAAATCGTTTCCAGCTACGGCATGACGGAATGCAACATCCCGACCTACGAGAAGGTGGGCGACACCCGGTCCGGCTCCTGCGGCAAGGCATACGGACCCTATTTCGACGTGCGCATCGTGGATCCGGATACCGACCGCGAGATGCCGCGCAACAGCGTCGGCGAGATCGTCGTGCGCCCGAACGCGGCGAGCGGCTTCATGGCCGGCTATGACGGCATGCCGGAAAAGACGGTCGAGGCCACCCGCAATCTCTGGTTCCATACCGGCGATGCCGGGCGGATGGATGAGGACGGCTTCGTTTTCTTCATCGACCGCATCAAGGACCGTATCCGCAGGCGCGGCGAGAATGTGTCCTCCTACGAGGTGGAGGAAGCGCTTGAACGCCTGGACGCGATCAAGGAAGCCGCGGTCTTCGCCGTGCCCTCGGATCTCGACGACGGCGAGGACGAAATCATGGTCGCTGCCGTGCTGGTGGAAGGCCAGGCCATCGGGCCGCAGGACATCGCCCGCTTTGCCGAACAGGTCCTGCCGAAGTTCTGCCGCCCCCGCTACATCGA
This window contains:
- a CDS encoding AMP-binding protein codes for the protein MFEAKYDNTQWSLPVVVAAQAKSLGDKPFIVSIGEGVLSYAQANEDARRVADYLNGLGIQPGDRVIVMTPNSLDFIRIWIGLGRLGAIMVAMNTGLSGPILESQVLRSKARYAIVGGQCIAPLAEVLHQAPDVGTIVVVGAEAFPGHEARRILPFAGWRGAGLYDGPMPRPQDIACILYTSGTTGPSKGVLMPHAHCYLYGLGMADNTLMTPDDVLYDVLPLYHVNGLFIQVYGGLVSGAAVVIRPKFSASAWLDDVISHGVTLTVVVGAVIPFVLNQPPSPRDRQHKLRLVMPGPNLTEHEKVWRERFGVPEIVSSYGMTECNIPTYEKVGDTRSGSCGKAYGPYFDVRIVDPDTDREMPRNSVGEIVVRPNAASGFMAGYDGMPEKTVEATRNLWFHTGDAGRMDEDGFVFFIDRIKDRIRRRGENVSSYEVEEALERLDAIKEAAVFAVPSDLDDGEDEIMVAAVLVEGQAIGPQDIARFAEQVLPKFCRPRYIEIVDALPRTKTEKVQRNLLRERGLTAGAFDVARAAFVGAGS